The window GAGCCTATCCGAAAACCCCAGCCAGTTTCATCGTGATCCAGGCACAGGCGAGATGGAGCATTGCCTCGTAGTTCTGCTCGCGCTTCTCCCAGCGGACGAGGAGCCGGCGGAATCGGTTCATCCACG of the Deltaproteobacteria bacterium genome contains:
- a CDS encoding IS5/IS1182 family transposase — encoded protein: WMNRFRRLLVRWEKREQNYEAMLHLACAWITMKLAGVFG